The genomic stretch AAAAGTGCCCTGCGATGCTGAAGCATCGCACTCCAATAAACACAAGTCATTGTTTATTAGTACAAACATGTTGAATTTTGGAGTGCAAAAGTTTAGTTTTGCCACTTTTCGGTCAATCACTAGTTAATCATTTTTCGCCAGCCGTTCCAGAATTCCTGTTAGTAATTTATAAAAATCTCCCACAGATTCAATTCGAATCCGCTCATCGGGGGAGTGAGGGAATTCGATTTGCGGACCTAAAGAAACCATATCCATGCCCGGATATTTTTCGCCGATAATTCCGCATTCAAGACCGGCGTGTACGGCTTTGATTTCAGGCTCCTTTTCTAAAACATTTTTATGAACTTCTTTTGAGATTTTCAAAACGTGAGAATCTAAATCCGGTTTCCAGCCTGGGTAACCCTCAACTTCTTCAACTTTGGCGCCGCTGATCAAACCAATACTCGCGACACGTTCCTGAATACCTCCAATCGCCGAATCAACCGAACTGCGATTGCTGATATGGATGAGCATTTCACCATTGTCAATGCTTACCGTAGCCAAATTTGAACTGGTTTCTACAAGATCCGGGATATCGTAACTCATGGAGATAACACCGTGAGGCAAGGCGTTTAGCAAATTGAGAACCTTTTCTGTGGTTGGTTCATCGAAAACTTTATGCGGTGAGCTTTCATTGCTAATCGCAAGATTCATGTCAGGCTCTGCCGGCTTGAATTCTGCTTGAATGACTTTAATCCGATCATTAAGCGATTTGATGAACGCGTCTTTTTCTCCGGAAGAAACGATGACTGTAGCGAATGCTTCCCTCGGGATGGCGTTGTGCATATTACCGCCGGCCAAACCGGCGAGATGAAATTTCGAATTTGTATAAACAGCATTTAATGCGCGGGCAAGAAGTTTAACCGCATTGCCCCTTTGTAAATGGATGTCTACGCCTGAATGCCCGCCGCGTAACCCCTGCAATTTGAGGCCCAAAGCTTGTGAATCCGCGGGAGTAGAGGTGTAGTTTAAAGGAAGCACCAAGTTCAAGCCTGCGCCCCCCGCGCAGCCTACATACAAAGAGCCCTCTTCTTCTGTGTCCATATTTATTAACTGTTTACCCTCCAACATATCGCTGCCGAGATTACTGGCGCCGGTCAACCCGGTCTCTTCGTCTACGGTGAACAGGAACTCCATGGGACCGTGTTTGATTGAATTGCTTTCCATTACCGCCAGCGCTGCCGCGACTCCGATTCCATTATCTGAACCTAAAGTTGTGCCAGTGGCATAAAGATAGTCTTTCTCCTGCCGTGGTTTGATGGGGTCTTTTGTAAAATCGTGCTCTACGTCGGCATTTTTTTCGTTCACCATATCAAGATGAGACTGGAGAATGGTAATGGGTTTGGATTCGTTTCCAGAAG from candidate division KSB1 bacterium encodes the following:
- a CDS encoding aminoacyl-histidine dipeptidase, which encodes MTFVSDLEPKELWRHFDKILTIPRGSKNEKAMADYILEIANKHGLKSKQDAEGNIVVNKSGTSGNESKPITILQSHLDMVNEKNADVEHDFTKDPIKPRQEKDYLYATGTTLGSDNGIGVAAALAVMESNSIKHGPMEFLFTVDEETGLTGASNLGSDMLEGKQLINMDTEEEGSLYVGCAGGAGLNLVLPLNYTSTPADSQALGLKLQGLRGGHSGVDIHLQRGNAVKLLARALNAVYTNSKFHLAGLAGGNMHNAIPREAFATVIVSSGEKDAFIKSLNDRIKVIQAEFKPAEPDMNLAISNESSPHKVFDEPTTEKVLNLLNALPHGVISMSYDIPDLVETSSNLATVSIDNGEMLIHISNRSSVDSAIGGIQERVASIGLISGAKVEEVEGYPGWKPDLDSHVLKISKEVHKNVLEKEPEIKAVHAGLECGIIGEKYPGMDMVSLGPQIEFPHSPDERIRIESVGDFYKLLTGILERLAKND